In the genome of Dyadobacter fermentans DSM 18053, the window TTTGGTAAATTATACATTGGAAAGAATCAGCACAAATAGAGAGGTAGACCAGGTTTGGGATGCTTGCCTGAGGATTATTCAGCAGCATATTCCAGAGCAGAGTTTTAAGACGTGGTTTGAACCCATTCGTCCCTTAAAACTCTATGGTAAAGTACTTACCGTGCAGGTTCCCAGCCAGTTTTTCTACGAATGGCTGGAAGATAACTATGTTAATCTGCTGAGAAAGGCGCTGGATTACGCGATCGGTCGCGATGGATTATTGGAATATTCCATTATTGTCGACACCGGTAACGAGAAGCACCAGCCGCTGACGATGAACGTCTCAACCCAGAAATCTCCAAATTATTCCAAACCGGATAATTTCTCCACCGACCCCAGAATGGGCGCTACGGTGCGGGAAAAAGACCAGGATTCTCTGACGCTCGACACGTATCTGAACCCGAATTACTCTTTCGATAATTTTATCGAGGGAGATTGTAACCGTCTGGCACGTTCGGCCGGTTTCGCGGTAGCGCAGCGTCCGGGGCTCACGTCGTTCAATCCGCTGATGATGTACGGCGGCGTAGGGCTTGGCAAAACACACCTCGTGCAGGCGATCGGGAATTATATTACCAACCATTACGAAAACAAGCTGGTACTATACGTTTCTTCTGAGAAATTTACCAACCAGTTCATCAACTCGATCCGGAACAACACGTTGCAGGAGTTCACCGATTTTTACATGAAAGTGGATGTGCTGGCGATCGACGACGTGCAGTTTTTGTCGGGTAAGGAAAAAACGCAGGATACGTTCTTCCATATTTTCAACCACCTGCATCAGCTCGGCAAGCAGATCATCATGACGAGTGACCGCCCGCCGCGTGAGCTGCAAGGCTTGCAGGACCGCTTGCTATCCCGCTTCAAATGGGGACTTACCGCCGATTTGCAGGCGCCGGATTTCGAAACGCGTATCGCGATCATCCAGAAAAAGATCCAGTCGGAAGGTATTTCGATTGATTATGACGTGATCGAATACATCGCGCATAGTGTGAATTCCAACGTAAGGGAGCTCGAAGGCGTGATCGTTTCGCTGATGGCGCAGGCGTCGCTTACCCGCCGGAATATCGACGTAGAACTGGCCAAAAACACCCTTCGCAACATCGTCATGAACGAGGATAAGGAGGTTACGATCGACACCATTCAGGAAATCATCGCCGATTACTTCCAGGTTTCCATCGCCGACCTGAAAAGCAAAAGCCGCAAAAAGGAGGTCGTTTACCCGCGCCAGCTGGCGATGTACCTCGCCAAGGAATACACCGATCTGCCGCTCAAATCCATCGGTTACCATTTCGGCGGCCGCGACCACAGCACGGTAATCCATTCGATCCAAAGCATTAACCTGCTCATGGACGAAACCCCGGACGTGGAAGAAACTTTGCAGAAACTTCGCAGTTACTTTAAGTAGGTTTTAGCGTATCAATGTTCGGGACAAATCCTGAACATATGCTACCAAAGCCGATCCTTCTTTCCCGGGCGCAGATCGATGCGCAAGCCTGGGACAATCACATTCACCATAGCCGGCAATGCGTCATTTACGCATTAAGCTGGTACCTCGATGTAGTTTGCGAGCAATGGCAGGCACTCATCTGGCCTTCTGCTGCTGATTTCTCCATTGTGATGCCGTTGCCCATGAGGCGGAAATTTGGTCGGCGCGTGCTCTACCAGCCACTGTTTTGCCAGTATTTGGGGCTTTTTTCCAAAGATGAACTGAGTACGAGGCAGTGTTCGGCATTTTTGGAGGCATTGAAAACGCATTTCTCCTACATTTCAAGCTATGCATTTAGCCCCGAGGACTACGCTTTATACGATAAGATAAGAGATAAGGACGTGGACTGGGAGGTGTTCCAAACGCATTGGCTGCGCCTCGATCATTCTTATGACCTATTGTTTTCGGGTTATTCCAAAGATCGCAGGACGAATGTGAAAAGAGGTCGTAAAGCAATCTGGGAAATCATAGAATCGGACGATTTCGGGCCACTGATAGATCTGTTTAATAAAAACCACGCGCAGCGCATCGGGAAGATCGAACCGGGCGCATATCAAACGCTGCGGTTGCTGGGAACAAAATGCATTCAAAATGGTAACGGCCGCCTCATGTATGCGCTCGCGGGAAGGCGCGTGCATGCTGGCATCCTGCTCGTGCATTTCCGCGGGCGAACGATTTACATATTCAATGCAGCAGATGAAAACGGCCGCAGGGGAAATGCAAGGGCAGTCATGCTGGATAACTACATCCGGGAAAATGCAGGTAAGGAGCAGGTGTTTGATTTTGAAAGTCCTCCAAACCAATCAATTGCAGGCTATTATGCCGGATTCGGGGCGGAGGAAATACCTTTTTTTAGCATTCGAAGAAATGCATTGCCATTTCAATTGCGCCAGATACAGGAGTTTCGCAAATGGCTGATAATCAAAACCAGGCGATATCTTTCTTCAAGCCTTTATACGACTTTAAATCCATTTCCAAAGACCCGATTTTGAGGTCGACTTCGGCTTTTAGCGGAATTTTGTTGGAATC includes:
- the dnaA gene encoding chromosomal replication initiator protein DnaA — its product is MERISTNREVDQVWDACLRIIQQHIPEQSFKTWFEPIRPLKLYGKVLTVQVPSQFFYEWLEDNYVNLLRKALDYAIGRDGLLEYSIIVDTGNEKHQPLTMNVSTQKSPNYSKPDNFSTDPRMGATVREKDQDSLTLDTYLNPNYSFDNFIEGDCNRLARSAGFAVAQRPGLTSFNPLMMYGGVGLGKTHLVQAIGNYITNHYENKLVLYVSSEKFTNQFINSIRNNTLQEFTDFYMKVDVLAIDDVQFLSGKEKTQDTFFHIFNHLHQLGKQIIMTSDRPPRELQGLQDRLLSRFKWGLTADLQAPDFETRIAIIQKKIQSEGISIDYDVIEYIAHSVNSNVRELEGVIVSLMAQASLTRRNIDVELAKNTLRNIVMNEDKEVTIDTIQEIIADYFQVSIADLKSKSRKKEVVYPRQLAMYLAKEYTDLPLKSIGYHFGGRDHSTVIHSIQSINLLMDETPDVEETLQKLRSYFK
- a CDS encoding GNAT family N-acetyltransferase, translating into MLPKPILLSRAQIDAQAWDNHIHHSRQCVIYALSWYLDVVCEQWQALIWPSAADFSIVMPLPMRRKFGRRVLYQPLFCQYLGLFSKDELSTRQCSAFLEALKTHFSYISSYAFSPEDYALYDKIRDKDVDWEVFQTHWLRLDHSYDLLFSGYSKDRRTNVKRGRKAIWEIIESDDFGPLIDLFNKNHAQRIGKIEPGAYQTLRLLGTKCIQNGNGRLMYALAGRRVHAGILLVHFRGRTIYIFNAADENGRRGNARAVMLDNYIRENAGKEQVFDFESPPNQSIAGYYAGFGAEEIPFFSIRRNALPFQLRQIQEFRKWLIIKTRRYLSSSLYTTLNPFPKTRF